AAAATTTTTTAACAGAAGAAAATAAAAATTGACAATTTTTTTAATTTAGTGTATAATCACTTTGTTACAAATAAAGTACGAAACCGTACTAATTGATTATCAAGGGGGACATATGTTATTTAAAGCTTTAAGAATTTTTGAAGAAGATGGAAAATTTATTAGAAAAATAGTAGAGAGAAATATTAATGATTTACCAGAGGGTGAAGTGGTAATAAAAGTTAAATATTCATCTCTTAATTATAAAGATGCATTATCATGTACTGGAAATAGAGGAGTTACTAGAAAATATCCTCATACACCAGGAGTTGACGCTGCAGGAATTATTGAATCATCAACAGTTGATACTTTTACAAAGGGTGAAGAAGTTATAGTTACTGGATATGATCTAGGAATGAATACTGATGGAGGATTTGGAGAATATATTAGAGTTCCCTCTTCTTGGGTTGTAAAAAAACCAAAGGATTTATCTTTAGAAGAAGTAGTTATTTATGGAACTGCTGGATTCACTGCTGCTCTATCAGTTTTTGAATTAATTAGAGAAGTTAAGCCTGAAGATGGAGATATTTTAGTAATTGGAGGAACTGGAGGAGTTGGAAGTCATTCAGTTAAATTCTTAACTAAATTAGGATATAATGTTTATACAACTATTAACAACCCACAAGAAGAAAAATTTGCTATGGATTTGGGAGCTAAGGGAGTTTTATCTAGAGAAGAA
The nucleotide sequence above comes from Fusobacterium sp. IOR10. Encoded proteins:
- a CDS encoding YhdH/YhfP family quinone oxidoreductase yields the protein MLFKALRIFEEDGKFIRKIVERNINDLPEGEVVIKVKYSSLNYKDALSCTGNRGVTRKYPHTPGVDAAGIIESSTVDTFTKGEEVIVTGYDLGMNTDGGFGEYIRVPSSWVVKKPKDLSLEEVVIYGTAGFTAALSVFELIREVKPEDGDILVIGGTGGVGSHSVKFLTKLGYNVYTTINNPQEEKFAMDLGAKGVLSREEIDDKSGKALLKQRWAGIIDTVGGNPLSTGIRTLKYGGTITSCGNIAGGDIPNANVYPFILRGVRFIGIDSVQCPMEKRVAVWEKLAMEWKGTNLESGITEVPLEEISQKVDDMLAGKIIGRVILKHN